The Argopecten irradians isolate NY chromosome 4, Ai_NY, whole genome shotgun sequence genome has a window encoding:
- the LOC138320626 gene encoding endoplasmic reticulum junction formation protein lunapark-B-like isoform X3, translating into MGILIAKFRKKPSTIDVLEQIEKDITRLQKFRLRNQQQQKKFIGCLILYSIVLYIIAALVLYFVYFPPDWKNRLLYSSPLLVFPILIWLIKKFLHWYFVKRITKNDLALNELRENRKQILEEVMEKETYKKAREILQKFDPARFKELEPQVPTTPKVSPPGSTLRHRGNTSGTRISPQEQFRPTHTQMQTQGRTPGPPLPRPILPRERSTTDRLLEYLVGDGPQNRFALICRYCHSHNGMALKEEFEYLSFRCCYCYQMNLAKKQKPYAPKLDTVSPIRSSGPGASKPDDAESEDEEDESTDETSESEEVNGGANQHKEEGAVGGQIEAIDQAEGKGQINSTGQAEVKGQAKVETITSSEENTEQDMEIDGIHPLDEGNELDSGNGSNMDSSKDEIVEAEGAPEKN; encoded by the exons ATGGGTATATTGATCGCCAAATTTCGT aaaaaaccATCAACAATTGATGTGTTAGAACAGATTGAAAAG GATATCACTCGTTTACAGAAGTTTCGACTACGCAACCAACAGCAGCAGAAGAAGTTTATTGGATGCCTTATTTTGTACTcgattgttttgtatataattgCTGCCTTAGTGCTTTATTTCGTCTATTTCCCTCCGGACTGGAAGAACCGACTTCTCTACTCGTCCCCTCTGCTAGTATTCCCGATATT AATATGGCTGATCAAGAAATTTCTCCATTGGTATTTTGTAAAAAGGATTACGAAAAATG ATCTTGCGCTGAATGAATTGCGAGAAAACAGAAAGCAAATT TTGGAGGAAGTCATGGAAAAGGAGACCTACAAGAAAGCCAGAGAAATTCTACAGAAATTTGATCCTGCCAGATTTAAAGAGTTGGAG CCCCAAGTTCCAACCACACCTAAAGTATCTCCTCCAGGATCTACATTACGACATCGAGGGAACACCTCAGGGACAAGGATATCACCTCAGGAACAATTTAgacctacacacacacaaatgCAGACTCAAG GTAGAACTCCTGGCCCTCCACTTCCCCGCCCGATCTTGCCCCGAGAGAGAAGTACCACTGACAGGCTCCTGGAGTACCTAGTGGGGGACGGCCCACAGAACAGGTTTGCTCTCATCTGTCGATACTGTCATAGTCACAATGGAATGGCCCTTAAGGAGGAGTTTGAGTATCTAA GTTTTCGATGTTGTTATTGTTACCAAATGAACCTAGCTAAGAAGCAGAAGCCATACGCTCCCAAACTGGACACTGTTTCACCTATTCGGTCGTCAGGACCAG GTGCTTCAAAACCTGATGATGCAGAGAGTGAAGATGAAGAAGACGAAAGTACTGACGAAACCTCAGAATCTGAAGAAGTGAATGGTGGGGCTAACCAGCATAAAGAGGAAGGAGCTGTTGGAGGTCAAATAGAGGCCATAGATCAAGCAGAAGGCAAGGGTCAAATCAACAGCACAGGTCAGGCAGAGGTTAAAGGTCAGGCAAAAGTAGAGACTATCACCAGTTCAGAGGAAAATACGGAGCAGGATATGGAAATTGATGGCATACATCCGTTAGATGAAGGCAATGAATTGGATTCTGGGAATGGAAGCAATATGGACAGTTCTAAGGATGAAATAGTAGAGGCAGAAGGGGCGCCTGAGAAGAACTAG
- the LOC138320626 gene encoding endoplasmic reticulum junction formation protein lunapark-A-like isoform X2, which yields MGILIAKFRKKPSTIDVLEQIEKDITRLQKFRLRNQQQQKKFIGCLILYSIVLYIIAALVLYFVYFPPDWKNRLLYSSPLLVFPILIWLIKKFLHWYFVKRITKNDLALNELRENRKQILEEVMEKETYKKAREILQKFDPARFKELEPQVPTTPKVSPPGSTLRHRGNTSGTRISPQEQFRPTHTQMQTQGIRPGLQPGRTPGPPLPRPILPRERSTTDRLLEYLVGDGPQNRFALICRYCHSHNGMALKEEFEYLSFRCCYCYQMNLAKKQKPYAPKLDTVSPIRSSGPGASKPDDAESEDEEDESTDETSESEEVNGGANQHKEEGAVGGQIEAIDQAEGKGQINSTGQAEVKGQAKVETITSSEENTEQDMEIDGIHPLDEGNELDSGNGSNMDSSKDEIVEAEGAPEKN from the exons ATGGGTATATTGATCGCCAAATTTCGT aaaaaaccATCAACAATTGATGTGTTAGAACAGATTGAAAAG GATATCACTCGTTTACAGAAGTTTCGACTACGCAACCAACAGCAGCAGAAGAAGTTTATTGGATGCCTTATTTTGTACTcgattgttttgtatataattgCTGCCTTAGTGCTTTATTTCGTCTATTTCCCTCCGGACTGGAAGAACCGACTTCTCTACTCGTCCCCTCTGCTAGTATTCCCGATATT AATATGGCTGATCAAGAAATTTCTCCATTGGTATTTTGTAAAAAGGATTACGAAAAATG ATCTTGCGCTGAATGAATTGCGAGAAAACAGAAAGCAAATT TTGGAGGAAGTCATGGAAAAGGAGACCTACAAGAAAGCCAGAGAAATTCTACAGAAATTTGATCCTGCCAGATTTAAAGAGTTGGAG CCCCAAGTTCCAACCACACCTAAAGTATCTCCTCCAGGATCTACATTACGACATCGAGGGAACACCTCAGGGACAAGGATATCACCTCAGGAACAATTTAgacctacacacacacaaatgCAGACTCAAGGTATCAGACCAGGGTTACAGCCAG GTAGAACTCCTGGCCCTCCACTTCCCCGCCCGATCTTGCCCCGAGAGAGAAGTACCACTGACAGGCTCCTGGAGTACCTAGTGGGGGACGGCCCACAGAACAGGTTTGCTCTCATCTGTCGATACTGTCATAGTCACAATGGAATGGCCCTTAAGGAGGAGTTTGAGTATCTAA GTTTTCGATGTTGTTATTGTTACCAAATGAACCTAGCTAAGAAGCAGAAGCCATACGCTCCCAAACTGGACACTGTTTCACCTATTCGGTCGTCAGGACCAG GTGCTTCAAAACCTGATGATGCAGAGAGTGAAGATGAAGAAGACGAAAGTACTGACGAAACCTCAGAATCTGAAGAAGTGAATGGTGGGGCTAACCAGCATAAAGAGGAAGGAGCTGTTGGAGGTCAAATAGAGGCCATAGATCAAGCAGAAGGCAAGGGTCAAATCAACAGCACAGGTCAGGCAGAGGTTAAAGGTCAGGCAAAAGTAGAGACTATCACCAGTTCAGAGGAAAATACGGAGCAGGATATGGAAATTGATGGCATACATCCGTTAGATGAAGGCAATGAATTGGATTCTGGGAATGGAAGCAATATGGACAGTTCTAAGGATGAAATAGTAGAGGCAGAAGGGGCGCCTGAGAAGAACTAG
- the LOC138320626 gene encoding endoplasmic reticulum junction formation protein lunapark-B-like isoform X1: MGILIAKFRKKPSTIDVLEQIEKDITRLQKFRLRNQQQQKKFIGCLILYSIVLYIIAALVLYFVYFPPDWKNRLLYSSPLLVFPILIWLIKKFLHWYFVKRITKNDLALNELRENRKQILEEVMEKETYKKAREILQKFDPARFKELEPQVPTTPKVSPPGSTLRHRGNTSGTRISPQEQFRPTHTQMQTQGIRPGLQPGMTPGVRPGVTTGQRPDMTPRVNTPRPAGTDTPQMIRQGGLRPRMLMTPMHNGRTPGPPLPRPILPRERSTTDRLLEYLVGDGPQNRFALICRYCHSHNGMALKEEFEYLSFRCCYCYQMNLAKKQKPYAPKLDTVSPIRSSGPGASKPDDAESEDEEDESTDETSESEEVNGGANQHKEEGAVGGQIEAIDQAEGKGQINSTGQAEVKGQAKVETITSSEENTEQDMEIDGIHPLDEGNELDSGNGSNMDSSKDEIVEAEGAPEKN; encoded by the exons ATGGGTATATTGATCGCCAAATTTCGT aaaaaaccATCAACAATTGATGTGTTAGAACAGATTGAAAAG GATATCACTCGTTTACAGAAGTTTCGACTACGCAACCAACAGCAGCAGAAGAAGTTTATTGGATGCCTTATTTTGTACTcgattgttttgtatataattgCTGCCTTAGTGCTTTATTTCGTCTATTTCCCTCCGGACTGGAAGAACCGACTTCTCTACTCGTCCCCTCTGCTAGTATTCCCGATATT AATATGGCTGATCAAGAAATTTCTCCATTGGTATTTTGTAAAAAGGATTACGAAAAATG ATCTTGCGCTGAATGAATTGCGAGAAAACAGAAAGCAAATT TTGGAGGAAGTCATGGAAAAGGAGACCTACAAGAAAGCCAGAGAAATTCTACAGAAATTTGATCCTGCCAGATTTAAAGAGTTGGAG CCCCAAGTTCCAACCACACCTAAAGTATCTCCTCCAGGATCTACATTACGACATCGAGGGAACACCTCAGGGACAAGGATATCACCTCAGGAACAATTTAgacctacacacacacaaatgCAGACTCAAGGTATCAGACCAGGGTTACAGCCAGGTATGACCCCTGGGGTACGACCAGGAGTGACCACTGGTCAGCGACCAGACATGACTCCCCGTGTGAATACACCTAGACCAGCAGGCACTGATACACCACAAATGATCCGACAGGGTGGCCTTCGACCTCGCATGCTCATGACACCCATGCACAATG GTAGAACTCCTGGCCCTCCACTTCCCCGCCCGATCTTGCCCCGAGAGAGAAGTACCACTGACAGGCTCCTGGAGTACCTAGTGGGGGACGGCCCACAGAACAGGTTTGCTCTCATCTGTCGATACTGTCATAGTCACAATGGAATGGCCCTTAAGGAGGAGTTTGAGTATCTAA GTTTTCGATGTTGTTATTGTTACCAAATGAACCTAGCTAAGAAGCAGAAGCCATACGCTCCCAAACTGGACACTGTTTCACCTATTCGGTCGTCAGGACCAG GTGCTTCAAAACCTGATGATGCAGAGAGTGAAGATGAAGAAGACGAAAGTACTGACGAAACCTCAGAATCTGAAGAAGTGAATGGTGGGGCTAACCAGCATAAAGAGGAAGGAGCTGTTGGAGGTCAAATAGAGGCCATAGATCAAGCAGAAGGCAAGGGTCAAATCAACAGCACAGGTCAGGCAGAGGTTAAAGGTCAGGCAAAAGTAGAGACTATCACCAGTTCAGAGGAAAATACGGAGCAGGATATGGAAATTGATGGCATACATCCGTTAGATGAAGGCAATGAATTGGATTCTGGGAATGGAAGCAATATGGACAGTTCTAAGGATGAAATAGTAGAGGCAGAAGGGGCGCCTGAGAAGAACTAG
- the LOC138320624 gene encoding uncharacterized protein gives MEGTTYQNSGYSPTLQHHQHHRNSTATPVSDPSSPVTSNLRVNASPNGGQTPSPNTQNCHYSHNGNNSPVANQPVFLNQHMAPTTHAVLSEMKPPRSVTQEAIMTTRPQTNSVMNQDQNSNFEGQNIPTDAMFGIQNNKNQEPLPLVDPSLAFQKTLRADPQFTSYFEQLQSVNSNEGQSGPSRSTLIEEKMFQIFKQQMGYDTVTSESQSKSMPSASQVNPESTENVNQVNMLPQNLQTNTQAGPVCIDSDSFDEDKTDNGNNSMKVEQINNSWGSVLPSMAMMAAIRPKNRKEIDHDDEEYQGKKKKKKSDKLQASKPDIPEYSSLNVNGLGLVAAAAAVAQRTSESNTSLPQLGPDLLAFSNTQPMFPTTYQGFHETMIAANNISGQSGKVRQNIDGPVACDVCGIMCANNFGLSLHKKSHVNQTFKCRECSFSATTVTQLRLHEKYVHNTSSSAVGMDFQQNNLGLSTTSTDNSNFNSQHPQPKSNTFSDTNTDTSDRSSYPFQCSVCDGGFRRKQDLTRHLQVHKNIHKCTVCQEGFPTKQKLATHTAENHQSGMFSCYQCLAQFAHPVHLQLHLNICNQSTTSAIQKRWKNVEQSTTEEEDKNKHNVCNVCGKGFKMVHYLKSHMRTHTGERPFSCHICFKSFSQRSTLKVHNRIHTGEKPYQCTMCSKAFSVRLYLQAHIRTHTGERPYKCNICNRSFSQRSSLVTHTKRHDGFSNGHQ, from the coding sequence ATGGAAGGCACTACATATCAGAATTCGGGATATTCACCAACATTGCAACATCATCAGCATCACAGAAATTCTACAGCAACACCAGTGTCTGACCCGTCTAGTCCAGTAACGTCCAATTTAAGGGTGAACGCTTCTCCAAATGGTGGCCAGACACCGTCACCAAACACACAAAACTGTCACTATAGTCACAATGGCAATAATTCACCTGTAGCTAACCAACCCGTGTTTTTGAATCAACACATGGCTCCCACCACCCACGCGGTCCTCTCTGAAATGAAACCACCACGGAGTGTCACACAAGAGGCTATTATGACTACAAGGCCCCAAACTAACTCTGTTATGAACCAAGATCagaattcaaattttgaagGGCAGAACATTCCAACAGATGCGATGTTTGGtattcaaaacaacaaaaaccaagaACCATTACCATTGGTTGACCCATCACTTGCCTTTCAGAAGACATTACGAGCAGACCCACAGTTCACTTCTTATTTTGAACAATTACAATCTGTTAATAGTAATGAGGGCCAGTCTGGTCCAAGTAGAAGCACTCTCATTGAGGAAAAAATGTTTCAGATTTTTAAACAGCAAATGGGTTATGATACGGTAACAAGTGAATCTCAGAGTAAGTCGATGCCATCTGCAAGCCAAGTAAATCCAGAGTCAACTGAGAATGTAAATCAAGTGAATATGCTTCCTCAGAACTTGCAGACAAACACACAAGCTGGACCTGTGTGTATTGATTCAGATTCCTTTGATGAGGACAAAACTGACAATGGTAATAACAGCATGAAAGTAGAGCAGATTAACAATTCTTGGGGTAGTGTGTTACCATCGATGGCCATGATGGCTGCAATCAGACCCAAAAATAGGAAAGAAATTGATCACGATGATGAAGAATATCAGggaaagaagaaaaagaagaaatcaGACAAGTTACAAGCATCGAAGCCAGATATACCGGAATATTCTAGTTTAAATGTGAATGGTTTAGGACTTGTGGCAGCTGCTGCAGCAGTAGCTCAACGGACTTCAGAAAGCAATACTTCATTACCACAGTTAGGCCCTGATTTGTTAGCTTTCTCCAACACTCAGCCAATGTTTCCCACCACATACCAAGGCTTTCATGAGACCATGATCGCCGCAAACAATATCAGTGGCCAGAGTGGGAAAGTACGACAGAATATTGATGGACCAGTCGCTTGTGATGTGTGTGGTATTATGTGTGCAAATAATTTTGGTCTGTCGCTCCACAAAAAATCTCATGTAAATCAGACATTTAAATGCAGAGAATGTAGCTTCTCCgctactactgtaacacagctGCGTTTGCATGAGAAGTATGTACATAACACAAGTTCTTCTGCTGTAGGGATGGACTTTCAACAGAACAATCTAGGACTTAGTACAACTAGTACTGATAACAGTAACTTCAATTCGCAACACCCTCAACCTAAATCCAACACTTTTTCAGATACAAACACAGACACCAGTGACAGATCCAGCTATCCATTCCAGTGCTCTGTATGTGATGGAGGCTTCCGTAGAAAACAGGATTTAACACGCCATCTTCAGGTCCATAAAAACATACACAAGTGTACAGTGTGCCAGGAAGGATTCCCCACCAAACAGAAATTAGCAACACACACAGCAGAAAATCACCAATCAGGAATGTTTTCATGCTATCAGTGTCTCGCTCAATTTGCACACCCTGTTCACTTGCAGCTTCATTTGAATATCTGTAACCAGAGCACCACATCAGCGATACAGAAAAGGTGGAAGAATGTGGAGCAAAGTACAACAGAAGAGGAggacaaaaacaaacataatgtGTGTAATGTGTGTGGAAAGGGATTCAAAATGGTGCACTACCTGAAGTCACACATGAGGACTCACACAGGAGAAAGACCATTCTCCTGCCACATCTGTTTCAAATCCTTCTCCCAAAGATCTACGCTGAAAGTCCACAACCGTATCCATACTGGTGAGAAGCCTTATCAGTGCACTATGTGCTCTAAGGCATTCTCCGTGAGGCTTTATCTACAGGCACATATACGTACACACACAGGTGAGAGGCCGTATAAATGTAATATCTGTAACAGGTCCTTCAGCCAGCGGTCCTCATTGGTCACACACACCAAGCGACATGATGGATTCTCCAACGGACATCAATAA